A part of Marinomonas rhizomae genomic DNA contains:
- a CDS encoding DUF294 nucleotidyltransferase-like domain-containing protein, with translation MSKVSSAKKENNKMAAIDIPEVHKFIETIPPFSSLSLPERKQLLTGVTMLYVRQGQTLILKDEAATVHLIRRGACEIRTPKGGLVDQIADGECFGVSSVMAQNPDGLQVVAMEDSLVYRFEKTRFMETLAQSEAFGLFFEHTQHNRLRKLSRSQSNELASPALQLSTPISHIMTRQLILATPEESVQTIAMRMTEARVSSILVVEGDKLTGIVTDRDLRSRILALGGSADSLVKEVMTQDPVNLRPDALVMQAQTLMSESNIHHLPIVDEEQRAVGMLTAADLLRHQELSPLLLINQIHRQQSIEELARVCKQWPTLIMNLIVTDMKPADVGKVLATVSDNLTRRVIELALDKYGPAPMAFQFLVFGSQARRDQSLGSDQDNGLMLEREPTEKESQYFADLSECICQGLGLCGIRLCPGNIMASNPEWRRTAVGWQQAFSTWIKSSAPSALLHASIFFDIRCVYDSGDKQGDAVNNLIKAMQLEVSKNSVFLATLTRTALASKPPLGFFRHFVLESSGEHKNQLDLKHQGLALINDLARLYGLSCKTYRAGTLDRIEQAIREKLISVDTARNLMDAWDKLNGLRLEAQGRHWQATGKASAYLDPKDLSSLERKHLKTTFSIINDVQDVAQQRFLRGYS, from the coding sequence ATGTCAAAAGTTTCGTCTGCAAAAAAAGAGAATAATAAAATGGCCGCGATAGATATTCCTGAAGTCCATAAATTCATTGAAACGATTCCTCCCTTTTCGAGTTTAAGCTTGCCTGAGCGAAAACAACTACTCACAGGTGTAACCATGTTGTACGTGCGCCAGGGCCAGACTTTGATACTAAAAGATGAAGCGGCAACCGTGCATTTGATTCGTCGCGGCGCCTGCGAAATTCGCACGCCTAAAGGCGGGCTGGTGGATCAAATTGCCGACGGTGAATGTTTTGGTGTGTCTAGTGTGATGGCGCAAAATCCAGACGGTTTGCAAGTAGTCGCCATGGAAGACAGTTTGGTGTATCGCTTTGAAAAAACACGCTTTATGGAAACGTTGGCACAGAGTGAAGCCTTTGGGCTTTTCTTTGAACACACCCAGCACAATCGGTTACGTAAACTTTCTCGTAGTCAGAGTAATGAATTAGCCTCTCCTGCCTTGCAGTTATCGACACCCATTTCACACATTATGACGCGTCAATTGATTCTTGCGACCCCAGAAGAAAGTGTTCAAACCATCGCCATGCGTATGACCGAAGCGCGAGTCAGTTCTATCTTGGTGGTAGAGGGTGACAAACTAACTGGCATCGTCACGGATCGAGATTTACGCTCGCGTATTTTGGCCCTTGGCGGCTCGGCAGATTCATTAGTAAAAGAGGTAATGACGCAAGACCCTGTTAACTTGAGACCAGACGCCTTGGTAATGCAGGCACAGACTCTGATGAGCGAAAGCAATATTCACCATTTGCCCATTGTCGATGAAGAACAAAGAGCCGTTGGCATGTTAACCGCTGCTGATTTGTTGCGACATCAAGAACTCAGCCCGTTGCTGCTTATCAATCAAATCCATCGTCAGCAGTCTATTGAAGAGTTAGCTCGTGTTTGCAAACAATGGCCGACTTTGATTATGAATCTGATTGTCACCGATATGAAACCCGCTGATGTGGGCAAAGTACTGGCGACCGTGAGTGATAACCTAACGCGCCGCGTCATTGAGCTAGCGCTGGATAAGTATGGCCCAGCGCCCATGGCGTTTCAGTTTTTGGTGTTCGGTTCGCAAGCGCGACGGGATCAATCTTTGGGCAGTGATCAAGATAACGGCCTAATGTTAGAGCGCGAACCAACGGAAAAAGAAAGCCAATATTTTGCCGATTTATCCGAGTGTATTTGCCAAGGCTTGGGGCTTTGCGGCATTCGTCTTTGCCCCGGTAACATCATGGCGAGCAATCCTGAATGGCGAAGAACAGCAGTCGGCTGGCAGCAAGCTTTTTCTACTTGGATAAAAAGCAGTGCACCGAGCGCTTTACTTCACGCGAGCATCTTTTTCGACATTCGTTGTGTGTATGATTCAGGGGATAAACAAGGTGATGCGGTGAATAATCTAATCAAAGCCATGCAGTTGGAGGTAAGCAAAAACAGTGTGTTTTTAGCGACGCTGACACGCACCGCGTTGGCAAGCAAACCGCCATTAGGCTTCTTCCGTCATTTTGTTTTGGAATCCTCTGGCGAGCATAAAAACCAGCTTGACCTTAAACATCAAGGATTAGCGCTTATCAATGACTTGGCACGCTTGTATGGCTTGTCCTGCAAGACCTATCGAGCCGGTACCTTGGATCGAATCGAGCAAGCCATTCGCGAAAAGCTCATCAGTGTCGATACTGCACGCAACCTGATGGACGCTTGGGACAAACTCAATGGCTTGCGTCTTGAAGCTCAAGGACGACACTGGCAAGCCACTGGTAAAGCCAGCGCGTATTTGGATCCGAAAGATTTGAGTTCATTAGAGCGTAAGCATCTGAAGACCACCTTTAGCATCATCAATGATGTGCAAGACGTGGCACAGCAGCGGTTTTTAAGAGGATACAGCTAG
- a CDS encoding porin family protein — MKKFIPVIAGSIALASLSGVVKAEDMSENNSGLYVGGNYGYLKVESDDDFDDNNDVVQGIVGYRFNSFLALEGSYIDFGKYGGSAASASTTGYTAALKGTLPITQTTELFVKAGQLWHETDYNVASIKGSSDDRSLFAGAGINFNVTENLLLNAQYTWYDVDLNADNVSSDSKFETDFNQASVGAEYRF; from the coding sequence ATGAAAAAGTTTATCCCAGTAATCGCAGGTAGCATCGCTTTAGCTTCTCTAAGTGGCGTAGTAAAAGCAGAAGATATGTCAGAAAACAACAGCGGTCTTTATGTTGGTGGTAACTATGGTTACCTTAAAGTAGAAAGTGATGACGACTTCGACGACAACAACGATGTAGTACAAGGTATTGTCGGTTATCGATTTAATTCCTTCCTAGCATTGGAAGGTAGCTACATTGATTTTGGTAAATATGGCGGCAGTGCAGCTAGCGCATCTACAACGGGTTATACCGCCGCCCTAAAAGGCACCTTGCCGATTACTCAAACGACTGAATTGTTTGTTAAAGCAGGTCAACTATGGCACGAAACTGATTACAACGTTGCCTCAATAAAAGGCAGCTCAGACGATAGAAGTTTATTCGCTGGCGCCGGTATCAACTTTAACGTAACAGAGAACTTACTGTTAAATGCACAATACACTTGGTACGACGTCGACCTAAACGCGGACAACGTCAGCTCTGATTCTAAATTCGAAACAGACTTCAACCAAGCCAGCGTTGGTGCCGAATACCGTTTCTAA
- a CDS encoding 3'-5' exonuclease: protein MALAFMQKLSAWHLSRQSLKRAWSEWDYLVLDIETSGLDPKQDHIVSFGWVCIHKGVIELDTARHIVLDSAQIGDNVGIHMITDSDVLQQGKKQESVLRYLRHLLRERVLVMHHAPMELGFLKQAWQTEALATFSANWLDTLAIERTKANRAHQPIQDGGFRLGSCRERYGLPEYQGHDALTDALATAELLLAQIAYQGRDCRLHDLNQMGGGRVRLATR from the coding sequence ATGGCACTTGCGTTCATGCAAAAGCTCAGTGCGTGGCACCTGTCGCGGCAATCGCTTAAACGAGCCTGGTCTGAATGGGATTATCTTGTACTGGATATCGAAACCTCGGGGTTAGATCCGAAGCAAGATCACATCGTTAGTTTTGGTTGGGTATGTATTCATAAAGGTGTGATTGAATTAGATACCGCGCGACATATTGTGTTGGATAGTGCACAAATTGGCGACAACGTCGGCATTCACATGATTACTGACTCAGACGTTTTGCAGCAAGGTAAAAAACAAGAAAGCGTGCTGCGTTACCTACGACACCTTCTACGCGAACGCGTCTTGGTAATGCACCACGCACCAATGGAACTGGGTTTTTTAAAACAAGCGTGGCAAACCGAAGCCTTAGCGACATTTTCAGCTAACTGGCTAGATACACTCGCCATTGAACGCACCAAAGCCAACCGAGCGCATCAACCTATTCAAGACGGCGGCTTTCGCCTCGGCTCCTGCCGAGAACGTTACGGCTTACCGGAATACCAAGGCCATGACGCCTTAACCGATGCCTTAGCCACGGCCGAACTACTGCTCGCCCAAATTGCCTACCAAGGCAGAGACTGTCGATTACACGACCTAAACCAAATGGGAGGCGGAAGAGTGCGGTTGGCGACGCGTTAG
- a CDS encoding SDR family NAD(P)-dependent oxidoreductase: MKNLTGKVALVTGGSRGLGVAIALELAEAGADVVITYNQSAQKAQEVISKIEKLGQRGLALQSDQGDTKAAPLLVERVIEEFGKLDILVNNAGLANQGSKVDDPNADTQAWDRMWQVNVLGVISTIRAASQKMSNGGRIISIGTGLATHVGVPGVTEYAATKAAIVGYSKGAARDLGARKITVNVIQPGIMLTDMQAGIEDVPDILLNMKAIPDTIEIEDVAAAVSFLSGPRASKITGAVLDISGGWTA, translated from the coding sequence ATGAAAAACCTAACTGGAAAAGTAGCTTTGGTAACAGGCGGGTCTAGAGGTCTAGGCGTTGCTATCGCATTAGAACTAGCAGAAGCAGGTGCCGATGTTGTAATCACATACAATCAATCCGCTCAAAAGGCACAAGAAGTAATTAGTAAGATTGAAAAACTTGGGCAACGTGGATTGGCTTTACAAAGTGACCAAGGTGACACAAAGGCTGCACCACTTCTTGTTGAGCGAGTAATAGAAGAATTCGGTAAGCTAGATATTCTCGTTAACAATGCTGGACTTGCTAATCAAGGCAGCAAAGTTGATGATCCAAACGCCGACACCCAAGCTTGGGATCGCATGTGGCAAGTTAACGTTCTAGGCGTTATTTCCACAATTCGAGCAGCGTCACAAAAAATGAGTAATGGTGGCCGCATCATTTCAATTGGTACCGGATTAGCGACACATGTTGGTGTCCCTGGTGTTACAGAATATGCAGCGACAAAAGCAGCGATTGTAGGCTATTCAAAGGGAGCAGCGAGAGATCTGGGTGCTCGTAAAATCACAGTAAACGTTATACAGCCGGGCATCATGCTGACAGATATGCAAGCAGGGATAGAAGACGTACCTGATATCCTTCTAAACATGAAGGCCATTCCAGACACAATTGAAATTGAAGATGTCGCCGCTGCGGTTAGCTTCCTTTCAGGCCCTAGAGCAAGCAAAATCACTGGCGCAGTCCTTGATATAAGCGGTGGTTGGACCGCCTAA
- a CDS encoding RrF2 family transcriptional regulator has protein sequence MVDYRFSTSLHIMLALAYRSRRNPEKLVSSSDLATSTKSNPTLIRQLLVPLNEAGLIKTYRGKSGGVALAKDAKDVSLREIYEASFSSKLMLSRGMGYEGCPIGSNIHCVFDHVLGEMEGVLMKHLEGKNLLDLLESFIE, from the coding sequence ATGGTTGATTACAGGTTTTCAACGTCGCTACATATTATGTTGGCGCTTGCATATAGGTCTCGTCGAAATCCAGAAAAGTTGGTGTCATCAAGTGACTTGGCTACTAGCACGAAAAGTAACCCCACACTGATTCGCCAGCTACTGGTTCCGCTGAATGAAGCAGGCTTAATCAAAACTTATAGGGGGAAGAGTGGAGGTGTGGCTCTAGCAAAAGATGCGAAAGATGTATCACTGAGGGAGATATACGAGGCTTCTTTCAGTTCAAAGCTCATGCTTAGTAGAGGAATGGGTTATGAAGGTTGCCCCATAGGCTCTAACATTCATTGCGTATTTGATCATGTCTTGGGAGAGATGGAAGGTGTGCTTATGAAGCATTTGGAAGGAAAAAACCTACTCGATCTATTGGAATCGTTTATCGAATGA